The following proteins come from a genomic window of Dreissena polymorpha isolate Duluth1 chromosome 1, UMN_Dpol_1.0, whole genome shotgun sequence:
- the LOC127842673 gene encoding uncharacterized protein LOC127842673, producing the protein MPFIVHYIRTCALLLMTSSCLMCFLLQRDTCAEDRLVDQVTIPDGIPRDVFDQKFLEVILGELYFGLPTPPAFEPDVRYFAKIHRLNQTHYERRHIAETPASSSNPSSCANETQIYGIIETANESVFYVDASDIPDKEGLVFWSSCPERYVWSMRCSGYRLGMRHCPAAKAKFGLYIKGTPNNLPLALILRDLEQTRVQFDSTQFHWVFTYGENRLCGPL; encoded by the exons ATGCCTTTTATCGTACATTACATTAGGACATGTGCGCTGTTGTTGATGACGAGCTCGTGCTTAATGTGCTTTCTCTTGCAACGAGACACGTGCGCGGAAGATCGTCTCGTGGACCAGGTGACAATCCCTGACGGAATTCCTAGGGATGTGTTTGACCAAAAA TTTCTTGAAGTCATCCTTGGGGAGCTTTACTTTGGGTTACCAACACCACCAGCCTTTGAACCGGATGTGCGATACTTTGCGAAGATTCACAGGCTGAATCAAACCCACTACGAACGCCGCCATATTGCAGA aACACCGGCTTCGTCAAGTAACCCATCCAGCTGCGCAAACGAAACTCAGATTTACGGCATTATTGAAACAGCCAATGAGTCCGTGTTCTACGTGGATGCATCTGATATTCCAG ACAAGGAAGGCCTCGTGTTTTGGTCGTCGTGTCCAGAGAGGTATGTTTGGAGCATGCGCTGTTCTGGCTACCGGCTTGGTATGCGCCACTGCCCCGCAGCGAAAGCAAAGTTCGGGCTCTATATCAAAGGGACGCCCAATAATCTCCCACTTGCTCTCATTCTGAGGGATCTGGAACAGACGCGTGTTCAGTTTGATTCCACACAATTCCATTGGGTCTTCACGTATGGGGAAAATC GTCTATGTGGTCCGCTCTGA